TAATTGTCTCATATTCCCTCTTCAGATAGTTATTTTTATGACCGTTGGATTGTTACTATATTATGTTTCAGCATTGCTAGCAAAGACTGATAACCTTGAGAAGATTCCGTTCACTTGGCATGTCATGCTAAGTGAGGATTACAGAAAGCAAGTCAAAAACGTGAAGAAATATGACTTCATTCACATGATTCAGGTATTGTCAAGATCAACTATTTATTGTTAAATTGTTCTCTGGGGGAAGCATTCCCCTTTTATTATTGTgaattttattctccacacttttttttgccgcgtaacaactcccacataatacttccaacttacactgttcaaatttcaactagcttcaaaaattcacgcctcccggggtatatatatcgtctgattccacattacttaaaatgtttgcacaatttaacgtttaatatcaacttttccccattcattttctaagTATTACTTTTTACGGCCACTcctatacatataacttatcatcattaccaggtgtcgatactgctcgttggcacagttggtaaagtcgattgcccagtaaccaagaggtcataatttatctctcaatttacttcataagcattccacgtgCATACAAAATCATagaattcagctttcagcattcccacgcaatttctccagaaattgcacttagtctagttatttcaTACAATAACATCATATCCCGATAGGATTATAATTTTTAACTGCTGTTTTGCGAAGTGAACATTCCTTCCAATTCTTTGCTTTGCAGATGATTTACTACGTTGACAACCTGACAGAAACCATCAAATTCTATCACAGCTGTCTGAACAAGAACGGCAGCCTTATGATCACCATAGTAAAAAGTAAGTGGGCCCTTTTTGAGTAACTGTCAAGTCACTCTCAGTCACCCTTTTGTAGTtttacatttgattttatttgtcaGTGCCATTACTTCCCAATATCGCCACCACatggacaggaaaaaaaaaatacacaggatTCATCATAAAACATGAGAGCACATTTTAGCTCAAAGCAAGTGCATcaacatgaataataataataataataataataataataataatgcaaagaaCTTGGTATATGTCAATCACGTTTGTGTGGAAACGTGGAACTGCTAATGTGGAGAAAACATTTTGACAgggaatattttggtatttttcaacatatttataaaacacatttgcaaacGTACTTGGAGGCTAAATGCCGAAAAACATTATATGCAGCTGGTGATGGCTGGGACCTTCTGTGGAAGACTTTCTCAAGGGAGATGTGCAATGAGAGCATCCCCGTGAATCGCTCATCCGGAGACGTCCTGGCTTCCCTGAAGACTCTGGGTCTGCAATACGAGGAGCATTCCATCCCCAACACCTTTGACATCACCGAGTGCTTTAATCCAAACAGCGAGACTGGACAGCGCCTGCTTGGTTTCATGACGGCCACTGATGATTTCGCTCAGTCGTTCACGCCACAAATAAGAGCTGACATACTGAACCTTCTCAGGAGCAAGTGTAGCACTGAAAAAGAGGGCAAGGTATATTTCAACACTTATGTGAGCTGTATTTTTATTCACGCTTGAGTGCTCCGCATCATTAATCGTCTCACTTAAGAAAACGGACCAGGTGCTTTAATCCttgtttaatattaattttttaaaattctattaAATGTAATCTAAAATAAGACACACTAACATGTAATTTACACAGATTAGAGGAGAAAAATATGTGTATCCAGGTTTCTGTGTtccaaaaagtaaaaactaaTTTGGCTTAAGACTTgtatagtttttttattttattttatttttttttggcagtgtgACTTCAACACAAATTCCTTATTGCAAGATCACACAGTagatataaaatgttttaacatttctgttcattttgttgtaatataaattaaaattaatactaGATTAATAATTTCAACAACttatatgagagagagagagagagacgaaaTAGGAGCAACGCTTTAATTAAATGGtggatgtgattggtcaattcaGCCACGTCccagttataagagggtgtgcacacttgtgcaacaacatcagttcatttttatttcctcgGCATGGAGAGAGAtggtttttttgtaagaaacatTCTGAAATGTTTTACCTtgattatttattgtatatttaaaaacaacaactggcATTTCAACAGTGCAATCCCTTTGACCCAAGCAACTGTTACACCTTAACGCCAGCAGATGGCACTGCTTGTGCAAGAATGGCACAAACTAAATCTGTATGCTTAATAGGTTCTCCAACAGAGGGCACAATGACTTAACATTCACACGACAGACAAAACAAATAGAGAAAAGCACAAacgaaaattaaaattcaacacAACCAAACAGCTTTTATATGCTAATATTTACGGCTGACTTTGAAAGGCAACATTTTAGTAATGATGTGACTGTACGCCCATACACTCAGGAGGACACATGTCAAGCTACTGATCAGGTCTTGTCTCAGGCTATCTAGTAAATGTGTTCTGGCTGCTCATTTACCTCATTAGCTTTAATAGGTCAGTAATTGAAATTCATCAGAAATTCTTGTCCATGCACTCCCCTCTACACACCCCCGTCTCCATCCCCTGCTGATATTCGGTGGGTTTTCAGCACCTGTTCCGGCTTCATTAAAGGAGGTCCTCACTGGGCCCTCGCACGCCACCAAGTGACAGAGCATTAGTCACCGAGATAATCAACCTCAACACACTGGCGCTAATTCTCTTCAAGAACTATGCGACGTGGCGTCTTATCAGAGAGGATAGATACATATTCACAGATCATCTCAAACTATGGTACTGTATTATTATACATGCACaccattttattgtaattttcccTGTTATGATAATGAAGTGTGAAATCCATCCATAGTCACCAAGCATGTCAGATATTGCTGACGTGCCAAcacgctgatttattttttatttttatttttttaagacaccgtTCGGTGAAGTTCTTCATCCGAAAAGAAGCCAACCTGCTTCACTCCATCTGGCCGGTAATCACAGATGAACCTTCAGCCTCTGGCTCAGACTAATGAGCAaatgtcatcattattattttttataaggaGGCTTATTTGATGCGATTTTTGGTACAATGTGTGCAAAATGGCTCTTGGAGCCGCATGTGAGCGAACATCCTGTCGCAGGAAGCTTTAGCCTATGCTAGCTGACTTCGCTACTCCCCTGGACTTGGTCGCCAGCCAGTCAGGACACAAATACAGACAACCGTTCTCGTTCACATTCACATTGTCAGTGAGTGGAAAGTGATTCAGGCGAATGTACGGCTATGCTATCAATAATTTTAGCTGGAGTATAGCGTTGAAGCCGTTAGCAACATTTGAATGTAGCCCCACTACACTCCACCCTCCCCTCATTGCTAGCATGACTTTAAGCGATGTGCGCATTACGTTTGCGCGTGCGTTGGGAGGCTACAGACTATCCTattaatttgaatggcggagattagagtggtgacaatctttgtgtAACTGTACACGTTAAAGCTTGCAAGTTAACTTACCCGATGTCAGTAAACATGTGCTacgcatgtttaaaaaaaaaaaaactttccagcggttgaaacgttaCTATCAGAGAGctgattccattggatccaattcattttcaatgaccatttggtagtttcgcctacccacaatgcaccacgccgttacccataatgcaccttgagtTTGAGATGCGCACATCGCTTGTTCACAATGGAGCATTGCTAAAAATTAAATGTTaccggtttgtttttgtttgttttgaacgcACATTCAATGAAAACATGAGAAGTGATCAACTTTCTTGATGAGCCGATgatttccactccaaaaaacattttaataatacATTCGACTTTAAAGTCATACAGTTTCATCATACATTACcagcagtttgtttgtttgtttgttttatcatCTCAAACTCCACCATTACCCACCATAAGTGattttaaagtgatacttgacacatttagccattttcagccgtCAGAAAATGGTATTTTGTCaaatattattatcatcatgtaTAACTAATACCATTAAAAACACAAGAGGACACCACGCATATTCAGGAAACAGGTAATGGCCAATCAGGGCTCAATTTGAACCTCACGTGGccaaccaaacccagaaaacaggtgagtcttgattggtcgttatctgagcTCTGaccacctgtgatgtcattttcagtccacagcaagtggcaatatgtgtttttcaaggtattaattgcacCAGAAAAATTATTACCGgtaagttatcaaatttattataggcaaaatattcactttttagtgTGGAAAATAGCTGAATTAGTATCTTTTTAATATTTCTGTGcccacaaaatatatatatataaaatgcttaaaagttttttacttttaaaacatttgttATCATCATTCTCAACTTTTTCACTGCACTTGGTTATATTGTCTGCACATTTGTCATAAACTGCCCGCACTCCACTTATCTTGGAGGACAAACCGTCGATGGCATCGGCGTATTTTTCGGAGCTTGGATATTCAGCGCTTGGCCAAATTCCCTCTTTAGATGTTTATCTTCTTTAATATGGTTTCTCTCCTCGCCACGCTGACCAAGAGTCTTCTTCTATCAGCTATCATGTCAGAGTAGCTCTCTGAGACCTAGCAGCACGTAAAGTGGCCCTAAAATACATCACGCAGCCTCTAATGGGCAGAGGCTGCGGCCGGGGCCTTGAAATATCGCTCTGATATCAGTCCTGTAAAATGGCCGGCCTCTGTGACATATTTCATCCAGGAGAATTAGTCCTGTTTAGCAGCTGCTGTTATATAGCAGCTGTCCTCCACGGGACTCGGTCCAGCACAATATGGCCGCTTGATTGACGACTTGTCCTCCATTTAATTCAGCTGGATAACGGCACTGTAGTGAATACAGTAAGGCGCGGGGTTGAATATTTCAAGTCGGTGATGTGGCTTTTCACTCTGCCTTGTGCTCGAACTTGACTGCAGAGAAGTGATGGCGCACACGTGCCGGTTTAAATCAATCTAAGCCGATTAAGCGCGAATCAGAAAAGGGTTGGGAAAGTGGGAACTCGGCTCTAAtcgcgtttttgtttgtttgtctcatTAATCGAGTGGTTCAAGGCCTTGTTGGTCCTATCCTCACCACTGCTCCCGCGGGGATGAATGTGGACAAGTTGCGCTGATAAGCAGCTGTTTTTATTCAACGTGCCACGTATTGAACCAGAAGTACAccgcacgcacaaaaaaaataaaataaataaaagcaccaCTAATTGACCCTCGTGGTTCATGTCAAGAGTGCTGGCAGTGTACACTGACTGGTCattacattaggtacacttgtacAATTAATGAATCCAAACAGATTGCCTTTTTCCCAGCCAGAGAGGTCTTCATTCaacagcatgtttttttgtggttgCGGTTAGCAGGAGAGGCTTTAAGTTGTAAAAAGTGAATTATTATACTGTTCAACAGCAAATTTGAATCACATGGCTTTATCTAAATGAAATTttgacatgatttaaaaatgcatttgctTTTTTCTAGCatatatattttcttctttttttaaatttaaattattttttttttaagtttgtgtaATACGGATTTCaccatattttttcatttatcgcTATGGCATTTCAGAAAACATTCCaaccattaaaaaatatacacttAATATTCTGTATTTTGAGTTTTATACACTTAATTAATCCATCATCAATGATCATTTTCAtccattctatttatttatttatttatttatttatttatttatgtgcatATCAAGTTAAATCCAGTTTCATCACATTGATgattttaataatattaataacataAAGGAAATATGAAAACATTTCATGAGTGTGGATCAAATTGGTAGCATTTAACATTAAGCTCTCACAAAAACAGTGTCGGCCTCCAGGACtgcctcagaaaattagaatattgtgataaagtccattattttgtgtaatgcaattaaataagcaaaaatgtcatacattctggattcattacaaatcaactgaaatattgcaagccttttattttaatattgctgattatggcattttcttttacttggtctgaggaaatattctaatattttgagataggatattttaaaagaaaatgccataatcagcaatattaaaacaataaagagagttgcaatatttcatttgatttggaatgaatccagaatgtatgccatttttgcttatttaattgcattacagaaaataagggACTTTATCggaatattcaaattttctgagacagtcctgtatactaTATCGAACAGGATTAGCTAACGTAGTTTCCGGTTCACCTCATTGTTACTAACACGGTCAAATGTGTGAGAAACAAACGGAGTGCGATTCTACCACTTGTCCATTTTCTTATGTGGATGAACGAGAAACTGTCAATTTTTCCTCTATGTCAACTGAGGGGCAGATTCTCCTATGCAGTCAAGTTTACCTTCACCTCACAGTGCCTTTCGGGCGTgcttgtcatttaaaaataaggaaACAAATCAAGTGGCATGTAAGTTGTTGTGGTCATAATCATT
The Festucalex cinctus isolate MCC-2025b chromosome 11, RoL_Fcin_1.0, whole genome shotgun sequence DNA segment above includes these coding regions:
- the LOC144030431 gene encoding histamine N-methyltransferase A-like isoform X2, which translates into the protein MATETKKHRSSYEGSDIQSYQFYLQHSGEHATVSRFLLEYLPEQFKRIAAGKSNLAVLGVGSGGGELDVQMLSMLQSICPTIPISADVVEGSTELVANFKALLAKTDNLEKIPFTWHVMLSEDYRKQVKNVKKYDFIHMIQMIYYVDNLTETIKFYHSCLNKNGSLMITIVKTGDGWDLLWKTFSREMCNESIPVNRSSGDVLASLKTLGLQYEEHSIPNTFDITECFNPNSETGQRLLGFMTATDDFAQSFTPQIRADILNLLRSKCSTEKEGKPKDGIYCAQKEEGSVWCSWLAQAMKEKSESHNKATAPLRRMLKNRWRAANGPLGAIVWTALL
- the LOC144030431 gene encoding histamine N-methyltransferase A-like isoform X1 → MHYRIMATETKKHRSSYEGSDIQSYQFYLQHSGEHATVSRFLLEYLPEQFKRIAAGKSNLAVLGVGSGGGELDVQMLSMLQSICPTIPISADVVEGSTELVANFKALLAKTDNLEKIPFTWHVMLSEDYRKQVKNVKKYDFIHMIQMIYYVDNLTETIKFYHSCLNKNGSLMITIVKTGDGWDLLWKTFSREMCNESIPVNRSSGDVLASLKTLGLQYEEHSIPNTFDITECFNPNSETGQRLLGFMTATDDFAQSFTPQIRADILNLLRSKCSTEKEGKPKDGIYCAQKEEGSVWCSWLAQAMKEKSESHNKATAPLRRMLKNRWRAANGPLGAIVWTALL
- the LOC144030431 gene encoding histamine N-methyltransferase A-like isoform X3, translated to MHYRIMATETKKHRSSYEGSDIQSYQFYLQHSGEHATVSRFLLEYLPEQFKRIAAGKSNLAVLGVGSGGGELDVQMLSMLQSICPTIPISADVVEGSTELVANFKALLAKTDNLEKIPFTWHVMLSEDYRKQVKNVKKYDFIHMIQMIYYVDNLTETIKFYHSCLNKNGSLMITIVKTGDGWDLLWKTFSREMCNESIPVNRSSGDVLASLKTLGLQYEEHSIPNTFDITECFNPNSETGQRLLGFMTATDDFAQSFTPQIRADILNLLRSKCSTEKEGKPKDGIYCAQKEEGSVWCSWLAQAMKEKSESHNKATAPLRR